A segment of the Xenopus tropicalis strain Nigerian chromosome 6, UCB_Xtro_10.0, whole genome shotgun sequence genome:
AGACTTTTTCTTCGGACTTTTTTCTAGTAGATATTAGACGTTCgggaaaacaaatttagttgattttgaaaataaaaaatggagatcGATTGGGACGCTCTGTCGTGCCCTCAAGTTGCCTGACTATCAGGATGGGACACTTTAGCCCTTAGCAGGTTTATAGATCACTTGGCTGCGGTCACTTGGCTATAGTTCTAGGTAAGTTAATAGTTgatgccataaagcagggcagggctgctgctttaATCATAATTACAGTTGTTTTAGTGAAAGTGCCAATTAACAACAAAGCAAATACGAGCAGAAACTCAATTGACAAAAgtacaaaaacaatataaaagttCTTGTTTTATTATTGACAGTTTGTTTTTACTGTTGATTCCAATCTGAATGTCATTACTTCTTCTCTTTAACATATTTGCTTGAAAAAAAGAAGCTCCACTTCTCTGATTCTTTGGATAAAGACAAGAGGCCATTAGACCGTGCAACTTCTCCAACACCAGGAAATCCACACATTGGAGAGAAAAATCTGTATCCGACTGAGAAAAAGCTTTAGTGCAATGAGCATTCCCAACTCCCAGATGGAACTTCCCTCAGTGGCACAACATGAAtgcccagaatgtgggaaaagattctcagaaaaaaacaaacttattaTTCATTTCAGAgtccacactggggagaaaccattcatgtgcacggaatgtgggaaaagtttcaggcGAAAGCAACACCTTACAAAACACCAATtaattcacacgggggagaaaccattcatgtgcacggaatgtgggaaaagtttcaggcAAAAGCAAAGCCTTACAGAACACCAATtaattcacacgggggagaaaccattcatgtgcacggaatgtgggaaaagtttctgGCGAAAGCAACACCTTACAGAACACCAattaattcacacaggggagaaaccactcatatgcacggaatgtgggaaaagtttcaggcAAAAGCAAAACCTTACAGATCACCAGAGACttcatacaggggagaaaccctatgcATGTACAGAATGTGATAAACAATTCAATAAAAGGTGTAACCTTCTCAGCCACCAGAGGGTTCATACAGGGGTAAAACCATTTGTGTgcatggaatgtgggaaaagcttctccgaCAAGAGCACCTTTCAGAGacaccagagaattcacacaggggagaaaccatattcttgcacagaatgtgggaaatgtttcaccagaAAGAGCCAGCTTAGCAGTCATTACatggttcacacaggggagaaaccattttcttgcacagaatgtgggaaatgtttcaccaCAAAGACCAAGCTTAGCAGTCATTACaaggttcacacaggggagaaaccctttgcttgcacagaatgtgggaaacgttTTACCACAAAGAGCCAGCTTAGCAGCCATTACaaggttcacacaggggagaaaccctttgctTGTGCAGATTGTGGGAAAAGTTTTGCTTTAAAGGGAACCCTTACCAGACACCAGGGAATTCATGTGCGAGAGCAACTTTCATGTGTAGAGAATTTGGGAAACCTTATACTGCAAAGTCCAACCAGCAACACCATCATCcccacaggggagaaaccattcacttgcacagaaTGGGGTTTCCCCAATAGAAGGTTTCATCGCCTCCCCCAGAACATTCATACAGGGGAAGAGATACAGTCACTGATTTCTCCTCCATATTCTCCCATTCCAACATTGCCTATTGGCCATTGGAGCTGCCAATCATATCTGTAGGTACCAACCCACACACTATGgggttatttgtatgtaaaatatattcctcaataaatgtaatgcaatatttcagttgtttattcctcgttttatgtttattttagtgcTTCTTAGAGTTCGGTGCATTCTCTATGTGCTTAAGGGCAATTACACCTTTTCCATGGGAAATTtcctaaatgaaaaatgtttttgatgccGTGGGAATATCTAGGGCTGAGTgccaacttaaaggggaaatattatgtggaaaacaatattgtgccaatgagttgtactcatctaaatagagaaggattgtgcttaaaaaatgttgtgtttcagactgatttattgagaaattccccccaaaccccactagctccgcccatctgttccacttcctgctgcctcccttcccaggctgtgcagggggccggcggcactgtaggataggaaccaatcagcagctaggctgacctgatagggaactgaagcctgtctgtgcttgtgtgagtgcaggactgtgattggctctccccctcctactgtgcttctggcagggaccgttaggacacgcccacccctcatgtggaacccagacagggacctgagaggatctatagggagctccaataaaggggccattgttacagatagggttaatgtttagcccaaagggaaaccagcaccaacTGTAAATACCAGGATcgttgctgctattgagatgctgaaagttttttagagtttagttcccctttaaaactcagGGCTGGAGCCCTAGGATGCTGTGGTAGTTGGCCAGTAGTTTATAGTCTCTAATATCAGCAGTCAAAGAGTTGTTACTTCCTGCCAAGTGGGCTCATCCTTGGAATATACCAACTTGGCTCTGACCATGTCACATTCTCTTAGATAAAAGATGATTATATTATTGTAGCTAAGGCTGGGCAGGTCTGCATGTATTTCTGCTGGGATTCCCATACCATATAGTTGATTGTcggcagctgtctggttgctagggctcagtACACCCTAACAACTCAGCGCTGGTTtatatgagagactggaagatggatGGGAGATGGTGTGaagagaaagataaggaataaaaagtaacaccaaCAAGAAAAAATTGTAGCTTCATAGAGCAATGGTtattggttgccggggtcagtgaccccctcccAACAGCTAGAAAGTGGTAGAACAGGAATACAAATATTTAagacctataaaaaaaataaagagttaaCAGGAATTGagaagttaaaggggaagtatcaggATTTGGAATCTGCCCAACTTGGCTCAGTACTGACGGGCAGTTTgggttctgagcagagaggagtgggagggGCCAAGCATTCTTGACTGACAGCTAAAGTCcaacccccacctgcccctctTTACTGTCTGATAGAAGTCTGGCGCTTTCCCTCTCCCCGAGTCTCTAACACCTAGAACTTTATTTCctggttatttatgagaaaaacatggcAGAAGCCGCATATCAGTTGCCTTTCTGAGCAGCAGCGACCGAGTGATTtggcacaaaggcccagcaattaCACACATACATGCCCAGTgagctgcaggggatgctgggagttgtagtgaaaCAATAACTTCAGGGCATTTTATTCCTATAAAgctacaatttgccttttgtataacttataaataaactTGTGTTaatgtttgtgcaataacattgcGTTCCCTctctatatgtgtgtgtagggatctccaaaactgggcccctaggatgggttcttctttgacaggcactagagggtggccttagggaatgggacacctaagggtggtcctagttgtttttgtgttaagaaagggagtatccctgcagttcagggttatggccacagggtggtgcacacagtatataaggctctgcagccttgtgcagccaggtcttcctgcctgggaccctctggcaagaggccagctacaggccaggagtagttagtgagctaaaggttataggccgctctaggagtggtagataggctatttagctgggcagcttggcccctacaggagatttaatgagattaagatccaccagaactgattgctggagtcagggaaccaagtggtagtaataggtgatttgcctaatccgggggatagccgggtgatattccggggtgaggtctcaagggggtgtccgcttggcgggagtaccgggaagtgccctagagaggggcttttggcgtgaagtaccggagggaatcccaaaagagggtcatctggctggagtattgacggtatcccaggagagagggtcccctaaggaaaagagtgttccctgacatgttctgtaactcctgcaaagcctatctgtcatccattctgcaaataaagaaatcacttggttcggcataataccagagtgcagtgtcttactatctggaggatccacactgccgggtaagcaactaccccagggagggggcaaggtgccaggagtgctgggagtccccaaagcagaagtataatatcaagttctcaggaggggagttatagttcaagctatccctatcctgggtggaggcacgccaaatagtacagcaacatctgttccccaaagtaagcggggctcaggatccctgtaagcgccacaagatctcagcaggtagcagcacattctctaaagtgggctacatgtgCAACAGAATCAATAGAATATATGGATATTTGTTACAAAACATGGACTGGCTGTAGCAGAGGGATTCgactcagctggccaatcaagaagcctgaaagcctggccAGTCAGCCTACAGGggagctctgactgagagacatagagaggtgtctgtgaatccaacatacaggagtctATGTGGCTGAACACACACAGTTCTTTCACCCTGGTGCCTGAGGGAGTGAGGCTGCACCTTTATTGTGTTACATAGTTTCCCCCAGGGGGCAAATTAAGGCTCCACCCTCTCGTTATCCCATGCTAATTACCTGCCTTTGATAAACATGTGACTATGCTAATGAAGGGCGTTAGAGTACAGGAACCCATCAGCCTTCCTTTCCATATTGTGGGAGGAACCTTTTCCCCCAAACAAAGGCCCCGCCCATAGGGGGTGGGATCCAAAATGGGCTAAAAAGCTGCGGGAATGAGAGCTGAGTTAGTTTGGGGAAGAGACGtgtgggtacagggtacaggggcTCTGCAGGCTAATGAGGAGACTCTGCCCAAGGACAGGTAACTATATCAGTGTTTCCTTGGCACTGATCCCTGAATTCTGTGCCACTGGGCTCAGCTTGTGGCTACTGATTTGCCTATTTGTTTGCCTCTCATACTGCTCACTTATTGCTTTTGTGCCCTTATGTCATACTGTGCTTATGGCTCATTTATTCATGTTGGGGGGATTTATTGGGGCGCGGGCTCCCTTTGTTTAATGCTGTATTGCACTTACTGGGGGGCTTGGGGCCCCTGGGATCTGCTATTTGTTGGTTTAGCTTAGACTTTATGATATGTATATGGTTACTGTAATTGTTGTTTTGCCCTTTCagtaattattttattgtatattattatctGTAATACTCTcctcaaatccccccctaactggccttcaggccttcaggccccttagcccataacaaggttacagatatgtagaaacattggggtaacagtcaccccgttatagtttcaggggtacccagggcacaaatacccactcactccaaatccccccctaactggccttcaggctgggcccccttagcccataacaaggttacagatatatagaaacattggggtaacagtcaccccgctatagttccaggggtacccagggcacaaataagcactcaccccaaatcccccctaactggccttcaggctgggcccccttagcccataacaaggtaacagatatatagaaacattggggtaacagtcaccctgctatagttccaggggtacccagggcacaaataagcaccccaaatccccccctaactggccttcaggctgggcccccttagcccataacaaggttacagatatatagaaacattggggtaacagtcaccctgctatagttccaggggtacccagggcacaaataagcactcaccccaaatccccccctaactggccttcaggctgggcccccttagcccataacaaggttacagatatatagaaacattggggtaacagtcaccccgctatagttccaggggtacccagggcacaaataagcactcaccccaaatcccccctaactggccttcaggctgggccccttagcccataacaaggttacagatatatagaaacattggggtaacagtcaccctgctatagttccaggggtacccagggcacaaataagcactcaccccaaatcccccctaactggccttcaggctgggcccccttagcccataacaaggtaacagatatatagaaacattggggtaacagtcaccctgctatagttccaggggtacccagggcacaaataagcaccccaaatccccccctaactggccttcaggctgggcccccttagcccataacaaggttacagatatatagaaacattggggtaacagtcaccctgctatagttccaggggtacccagggcacaaataagcactcaccccaaatccccccctaactggccttcaggctgggcccccttagcccataacaaggttacagatatatagaaacattggggtaacagtcaccccgctatagttccaggggtacccagggcacaaataagcactcaccccaaatccccccctaactggccttcaggctgggcccccttagcccataacaaggttacagatatatagaaacattgggtaacagtcaccccgctatagttccaggggtacccagggcacaaataagcactcaccccaaatccccccctaactggccttcaggctgggcccccttagcccataacaaggttacagatatatagaaacattggggtaacagtcaccctgctatagttccaggggtacccagggcacaaataagcactcaccccaaatccccccctaactggccttcaggctgggcccccttagcccataacaaggttacagatatatagaaacattggggtaacaaaaACTTGAGTGGCTAAAATGCAAAATGATAAAACATTATTATTGACTAAAATTCTCtttttacttatttaattaaaaacagaagaggcacagaagccccagaagctgacaattctctgattctttggataaagacaagaggccattagaccgtgcaacttctccaacaccaggaaatccacacattggaaataaaaatctgtatccgactgagaaaaagctttagtgcaatgagcattcccaactcccagatggaacttccctcagtggcacaacatgaatgcccagaatgtgggaaaagattcTCGGGGAAAAAACACTTATTATTCATTACAGAgtccacactggggagaaaccattcatgtgcacagaatgtgggaaaagtttcaggcAAAAGCAACACCTTACAGAACACCAATctattcacacgggggagaaaccattcatgtgcacagaatgtgggaaatgttttgggcGAAAGCAATGCCTTACAGAACACCAATtaattcacacaggagagaaaccattcatgtgcatggaatgtgggaaaagtttcaggaAAAAGCGACAACTTTCAGAACACCAATTTATTCACACgagggagaaaccattcatctgCATAGAATGTGGGAAAACTTTCAGGCAAAAGCAAATCCTAACAGATCACCAGAGACttcatacaggggagaaaccctatgcATGTACAGAATGTGATAAACAATTCAATATAAAGAGTAACCTTCTCAGGCACCAGAGGATTCATACAGGGGTGAAACCATTTGTTTgcatggaatgtgggaaaagcttctccgaCAAGAGCTCCTTTCAAAAGCAcaagagaattcacacaggggagaaaccattttcttacacagaatgtgggaaacatTTCACCACAAAGAGCCAGCTTAGCAGCTATTACaaggttcacacaggggagaaaccattttcttgcacagaatgtgggaaacgttTCACTACAAAGAGCCAGCTTAGCAGCCATTACAAGATTCACACAAGGGAGAAACCCTTTGCTTGTGCAGATTGTGAGAAAAGCTTCATTTTAAAGCGAAACCTTACCAGACACCAGGGAATTCATGTGCGAGAGAAACTTTTATGTGTAGGGAATTCGGGAAACCTTATACTGCAAAGTCCAAATAGCAACACCGTCATCctcacaggggagaaaccattcacttgcacagaaTGGGGTTTCCCCAATAGAAGGTTTCATCTCCTCCCCCAGAACATTCATACAGGGGAAGAGATACAGTCACTGATTTCTCCTCCATATTCTCCCATTCCAACATTGCCTATTGGCCATTGGAGCTGCCAATCATATCTGTAGGTACCAACCCACACACTATGgggttatttgtatgtaaaatatattcctcaataaatgtaatgcaatatttcagttgtttattcctcgttttatgtttattttagtgcTTCTTAGAGTTCGGTGCATTCTCTATGTGCTTAAGGGCAATTACACCTTTTCCATGGGAAATTtcctaaatgaaaaatgtttttgatgccGTGGGAATATCTAGGGCTGAGTgccaacttaaaggggaaatattatgtggaaaacaatattgtgccaatgagttgtactcatctaaatagagaaggattgtgcttaaaaaatgttgtttcagacgatttattgagaaattccagcaaaaccccactagccccgcccatctgttgcatttcctgctgcctcctttcccaggcggtgcaggggggcggcggcactgtaggataggaaccaatcagcagctaggctgccctgatagggaactgaagcctgtctgtgcttgtgtgagtgcagggctgtgattggctctccccctcctactgtgcttctggcagggaccgttaggacacgcccacccctcatgtgaaacccagacagggtcctgagaggatctatagcagGGGTCAGGAACATTTTtgactgagagagccataaacacgacatataatttaaaatgtaattccgtacAATATTACATACAATATTATTAAAACTAAATACAAGTAAATGTGTGCATTTTATGTAAGACCAACACTTTTAAAGTACAATAAGCCTTTGAATTCTTTTTAATAATGTTGTTATGCTGTTGCTAACCAGGGATGAATAAAGTACTTACCATTAATGAGACCTCTGGTGTTGCATGGTTCTGCTGATGGCTTTGTAGTCTGGTTGATACGTGGTGAGGTTAAGTTTCATGCAGGTGTTGAGACTTCCATCCGTTAAACGTGATCGTAGGTTGGTCTTAATGTTCGTTAGATGTGAGAAAGACTGCTCCCATGCATATGTAGAGCCAAACATTGTCAGTACAGCAATACTCACACGCTGCAGTGTGTGGTATGTGACGGGAAGCGTGTTCCAAGTTGTGACAATCAGCTGGTCCCTGGGTTgaagtttttttcatttctccCCACTTGTGTTTGCTTGCCAACTCTGCTTGCTGTCGTGCAAGTCTTTCCAAATCTTCATTCAGTGACTTGAACTTATTCACCCACATGTCTGAGGCCTTCAGGTCAGCAACTTGTAGCTCAAAATCTCTGACGGAGACACCAGGGATGTAACTCAGGTCGGTGCTGTCCACTGCACACTCGTGTGGATAAGTGATGAACTTAAAAAGATGAGTGTGCTCACAAAATTCTCCAAAGCGCGCTTTGAATGCCTGCAGGAGATTAAAATGCAAATTGATAAAACGTAATTATTGACTAAAATTCTCTTTTTTCTCACCCTTTCACTTATTTACTTAAAAACAGAAGAAGCACAGAAGCCCCAGAAGCTGACAATTCTCTGATTCTTTGGATAAAGACAAGAGGCCATTAGACCGTGCAACTTCTCCAACACCAGGAAATCCACACATTGGAGAGAAAAATCTGTATCCGACTGAGAAAAAGCTTTAGTGCAATGAGCATTCCCAACTCCCAGATG
Coding sequences within it:
- the LOC116411622 gene encoding gastrula zinc finger protein XlCGF26.1-like isoform X1, producing MSIPNSQMELPSVAQHECPECGKRFSEKNKLIIHFRVHTGEKPFMCTECGKSFRRKQHLTKHQLIHTGEKPFMCTECGKSFRQKQSLTEHQLIHTGEKPFMCTECGKSFWRKQHLTEHQLIHTGEKPLICTECGKSFRQKQNLTDHQRLHTGEKPYACTECDKQFNKRCNLLSHQRVHTGVKPFVCMECGKSFSDKSTFQRHQRIHTGEKPYSCTECGKCFTRKSQLSSHYMVHTGEKPFSCTECGKCFTTKTKLSSHYKVHTGEKPFACTECGKRFTTKSQLSSHYKVHTGEKPFACADCGKSFALKGTLTRHQGIHVREQLSCVENLGNLILQSPTSNTIIPTGEKPFTCTEWGFPNRRFHRLPQNIHTGEEIQSLISPPYSPIPTLPIGHWSCQSYL
- the LOC116411622 gene encoding gastrula zinc finger protein XlCGF26.1-like isoform X2, whose protein sequence is MSIPNSQMELPSVAQHECPECGKRFSEKNKLIIHFRVHTGEKPFMCTECGKSFRRKQHLTKHQLIHTGEKPFMCTECGKSFRQKQSLTEHQLIHTGEKPFMCTECGKSFWRKQHLTEHQLIHTGEKPLICTECGKSFRQKQNLTDHQRLHTGEKPYACTECDKQFNKRCNLLSHQRVHTGVKPFVCMECGKSFSDKSTFQRHQRIHTGEKPYSCTECGKCFTRKSQLSSHYMVHTGEKPFSCTECGKCFTTKTKLSSHYKVHTGEKPFACTECGKRFTTKSQLSSHYKVHTGEKPFACADCGKSFALKGTLTRHQGIHVREQLSCVENLGNLILQSPTSNTIIPTGEKPFTCTEWGFPNRRFHRLPQNIHTGEEIQSLISPPYSPIPTLPIGHWSCQSYL
- the LOC105947724 gene encoding gastrula zinc finger protein XlCGF8.2DB-like, producing the protein MPRMWEKILGEKTLIIHYRVHTGEKPFMCTECGKSFRQKQHLTEHQSIHTGEKPFMCTECGKCFGRKQCLTEHQLIHTGEKPFMCMECGKSFRKKRQLSEHQFIHTREKPFICIECGKTFRQKQILTDHQRLHTGEKPYACTECDKQFNIKSNLLRHQRIHTGVKPFVCMECGKSFSDKSSFQKHKRIHTGEKPFSYTECGKHFTTKSQLSSYYKVHTGEKPFSCTECGKRFTTKSQLSSHYKIHTREKPFACADCEKSFILKRNLTRHQGIHVREKLLCVGNSGNLILQSPNSNTVILTGEKPFTCTEWGFPNRRFHLLPQNIHTGEEIQSLISPPYSPIPTLPIGHWSCQSYL